The following proteins are encoded in a genomic region of Bradyrhizobium sp. SK17:
- a CDS encoding hydrolase — MSKLEMLTPQNSAIALIDYQPAMYQGVQSHDRLVVFNNIQILAKTAKLFKIPTVLTTVAKDTFSGPFMPEVTELFPNHDIVDRTSMNSWLDGGFRKAVAATGRKKFVIAGLWTEACVMFPTLDMLREGYEIYIPADACGDLSIEAHNRSMDRAVQAGAIPITSCQYLFELQQDWARQETYEGVMDILRAHSPYGIQIRFSKWALGEHASEGGKAA, encoded by the coding sequence ATGTCGAAGCTCGAAATGCTCACCCCGCAGAACAGCGCCATTGCCTTGATCGACTATCAGCCGGCGATGTACCAGGGCGTGCAGTCGCACGACCGGCTGGTGGTGTTCAACAATATCCAGATCCTGGCCAAGACGGCCAAGCTGTTCAAGATTCCGACCGTGCTCACGACGGTGGCCAAGGATACGTTCTCCGGGCCGTTTATGCCCGAAGTCACCGAGCTGTTCCCGAACCACGACATCGTCGATCGCACCTCGATGAACTCCTGGCTCGATGGCGGCTTCCGCAAGGCGGTCGCAGCGACCGGGCGCAAGAAGTTCGTCATCGCCGGCCTCTGGACGGAAGCCTGCGTGATGTTTCCGACGCTCGACATGCTGAGGGAAGGCTACGAGATCTACATCCCGGCGGATGCTTGCGGCGACCTCTCGATCGAGGCGCACAACCGCTCGATGGACCGCGCGGTTCAGGCCGGCGCCATTCCGATCACGTCGTGCCAGTACCTGTTCGAGCTGCAACAGGATTGGGCGCGCCAGGAGACTTACGAAGGCGTCATGGACATCCTGCGTGCGCACTCGCCCTACGGCATCCAGATCCGGTTCTCGAAATGGGCGTTGGGCGAGCACGCGTCCGAAGGCGGCAAAGCTGCCTGA
- a CDS encoding XapX domain-containing protein, with protein sequence MKMYLLSLGAGLLVGVIYSLLDVRSPAPPLVALVGLLGILVGEQIIPVGKQLLSGSALAAAWTKENCTSHIFGALPGRHGTANAADKTEARS encoded by the coding sequence ATGAAAATGTATCTGCTGTCGTTGGGCGCCGGCCTGCTGGTCGGCGTGATCTACAGTCTGCTCGACGTCCGCTCTCCAGCGCCGCCATTGGTGGCGCTGGTCGGGCTGCTCGGCATCCTGGTCGGCGAGCAGATCATTCCGGTCGGCAAGCAGCTGCTTTCGGGATCGGCTCTGGCCGCGGCATGGACCAAGGAAAACTGTACTTCACACATCTTCGGCGCGCTGCCCGGCCGGCATGGCACGGCGAATGCGGCCGACAAGACGGAGGCGCGCTCATGA
- a CDS encoding alpha/beta fold hydrolase produces MPTITTKDQVEIFYKDWGSGQPIVFSHGWPLSSDDWDAQMMYFLNRGFRVVAHDRRGHGRSAQVADGHDMDHYADDLAALTSHLDLKDAIHVGHSTGGGEVVHYIARHGESRVAKAAIIAAVPPLMVQTPNNPGGLPKAVFDDFQAQVATNRSGFYRDVAAGPFYGYNRPGAKPSEAVIQNWWRQGMMGGAKAHYDGIVAFSQTDFTEDLRKINAPVLVMHGDDDQIVPYADSGPLSAKLLKNGTLKTYKGFPHGMPTTEAETINADLLAFIKG; encoded by the coding sequence ATGCCCACGATTACGACCAAGGATCAAGTCGAGATCTTCTACAAGGATTGGGGCTCGGGTCAGCCGATCGTGTTCAGCCATGGCTGGCCGCTGTCGTCCGATGATTGGGACGCGCAGATGATGTACTTCCTCAATCGCGGATTTCGCGTCGTTGCCCATGACCGCCGCGGTCACGGCCGTTCCGCTCAGGTCGCCGATGGCCACGACATGGACCATTATGCCGACGATCTCGCGGCGCTGACCTCCCACCTCGACCTGAAGGACGCCATCCATGTCGGTCATTCCACCGGCGGCGGCGAGGTCGTGCACTACATCGCTCGCCATGGCGAGAGCCGGGTGGCGAAGGCTGCGATCATCGCGGCGGTGCCGCCACTGATGGTGCAGACGCCGAACAACCCTGGCGGCCTGCCCAAAGCGGTGTTCGACGATTTCCAGGCGCAGGTCGCAACCAACCGTTCGGGCTTCTATCGCGATGTCGCCGCTGGACCCTTCTACGGCTACAACCGGCCGGGCGCGAAGCCGTCCGAGGCGGTGATCCAGAACTGGTGGCGGCAGGGCATGATGGGCGGCGCGAAAGCGCATTACGACGGCATCGTCGCGTTCTCGCAGACCGACTTCACAGAGGATCTGAGGAAGATCAACGCGCCGGTGCTGGTGATGCATGGCGACGACGACCAGATCGTGCCCTACGCGGATTCCGGCCCGCTCTCGGCCAAGCTGCTGAAGAACGGCACGCTGAAGACCTACAAGGGCTTCCCGCACGGCATGCCGACCACGGAGGCCGAGACGATCAACGCCGATCTGCTGGCGTTCATCAAGGGCTGA